A genome region from Sander vitreus isolate 19-12246 chromosome 21, sanVit1, whole genome shotgun sequence includes the following:
- the kctd2 gene encoding BTB/POZ domain-containing protein KCTD2 gives MAELHVVEQSGTATIEQSEHRDVRGSVRLASPTLMVPPPRSSQLSPGGGSSGSGGRTVFGFPAKSNPSSPSEPVDKPGSRWARLNVGGTYFITTKQTLCRDPKSFLFRLCQEDPDLDSDKDETGAYLIDRDPTYFGPILNYLRHGKLIMDKNLAEEGVLEEAEFYNIASLVRLVKERIRDNENRTSQGPVKHVYRVLQCQEEELTQMVSTMSDGWKFEQLISIGSSYNYGNEDQAEFLCVVSRELNNSTNGIVIEPTEKAKILQERGSRM, from the exons ATGGCTGAACTGcatgttgtggaacagagcggCACTGCCACCATAGAGCAGTCCGAGCACCGCGATGTCCGGGGCTCGGTGCGCCTGGCGTCGCCCACTCTCATGGTTCCTCCGCCGCGGAGCAGCCAGCTCAGTCCCGGCGGGGGGTCGAGCGGCAGTGGCGGACGCACAGTGTTCGGGTTCCCGGCGAAGAGCAACCCGAGCTCCCCGTCCGAACCGGTGGACAAGCCTGGCTCGCGCTGGGCTCGTCTGAACGTCGGTGGGACCTACTTCATCACGACCAAACAGACGCTGTGTCGGGACCCCAAATCGTTCCTGTTCCGACTGTGTCAAGAAGACCCCGACCTGGACTCCGACAAA GACGAGACAGGAGCCTACCTGATCGACAGGGACCCCACATACTTTGGCCCCATCCTGAATTACCTTCGGCACGGAAAACTGATCATGGATAAAAACCTGGCTGAGGAAG GTGTTCTCGAGGAAGCCGAGTTCTACAACATTGCGTCTCTGGTGAGGCTGGTTAAAGAGAGGATACGGGACAACGAGAACCGGACATCTCAG GGTCCTGTGAAGCATGTGTATCGAGTACTACAGTGCCAAGAGGAGGAACTCACACAGATGGTCTCAACCATGTCAGACGGTTGGAAGTTTGAGCAG CTCATAAGCATCGGCTCCTCTTATAACTACGGCAACGAGGACCAGGCCGAGTTTCTATGTGTAGTTTCCCGGGAACTCAACAACTCCACCAACGGCATCGTCATCGAGCCCACCGAGAAGGCCAAG ATCCTTCAGGAGCGAGGCTCGCGGATGTAA
- the tubgcp2 gene encoding gamma-tubulin complex component 2: MSEFRIHHDVNELLSLLHVRGGDGAEGYIDLLQKHRTPYVTTTVSAHSAKVKLAEFSKTPEDFLRKYEELKSKNVRNLDPLVYLLSKLCEDKETLQFLQQNAKERSESSANTTSTTTTSYTLPQTSTKMSMQELDELRKKLGNVTASSNAPLPAEVTRKMLRDKHNKKNPTQPNPVFPNWVYDRPALLGDFITSPTPPGDSAVAIGTMPLPAQEQALVEDLLFVLVGVDGRDITAQPVLGRQNRSFIIDSTLDMSIKELVNRILPVASYYSTITRFIEEKSSFEYGQVNHALTAAMRTLIKEYLILVTQLEHLQRQVMLSLQKLWFYIQPTMRTMEILASIASSVDKGECMGGSTLSLLHDRTFNYTGDSQAQELCLYLTKAASVPYFEILEKWIYRGIIKDPYSEFMVEEHELQKEKIQEDYNDKYWDQRYTIVQHRIPSFLQKMADKILSTGKYLNVVRECGRDVTCPDAKEVLYTLKERAYVEQIEKAYNYASKVLLAFLMEEKELVSRLRSIKHYFLMDKGDFFVHFMDLTEEELKKPVDDIVPTRLEALLELALRMSTANTDPFKDDLKIDLMPHDVITQLLRVLAIETKQEKAIINAEPTDAALSGLEAFSFDYIVKWPLSLIINRKALTRYQMLFRHIFYCKHVERLLCNVWISSKDFKLYSLHSAKWFSAAFALRQRMLNFVQNIQYYMMFEVMEPTWHIMENNLKTASNIDDVLCHHTSFLDNCLKDCMLTNPELLRIFSKLMSVCVMFTNCMQRYTQSMRLDRLSLEQGTMDGPPTRSEHAEEAEKKRLTTKLLAEHADILQSDAGFEATISKFDSNFSMLLLDLLDKLSIYSTNDCEHSMISIIYRLDFNGFYTERLERMAIERSQKASV; this comes from the exons ATGAGTGAGTTCAGGATCCACCATGATGTGAACGAGCTGCTCAGCCTGCTTCATGTTCGGGGAGGTGATGGAGCAGAGGGCTACATAGACCTACTGCAGAAACACAGGACTCCCTATGTTACAACCACAGTGTCTGCTCACAGTGCCAAG GTCAAATTAGCAGAGTTCTCTAAAACTCCAGAAGACTTCTTGAGGAAGTACGAGGAGCTCAAGTCCAAAAATGTGCGAAACCTCGACCCTCTGGTTTATCTGCTCTCCAAACTCTGTGAGGATAAAGAG ACACTCCAGTTTCTGCAGCAGAATGCGAAAGAGAGGTCAGAGTCATCAGCGAACACAACGTCAACCACAACTACCAGTTACACTCTGCCTCAGACCAGCACCAAGATGTCCATGCAGGAACTGGATGAGCTGCGAAAGAAGCTCGGCAACGTGACGGCCAGCTCCAACGCTCCTCTG CCTGCTGAAGTCACACGGAAGATGCTgagagacaaacacaacaaGAAGAACCCCACCCAGCCCAACCCCGTGTTTCCTAACTGGGTGTACGACCGTCCAGCTCTCCTCGGAGACTTCATCACCAGCCCCACCCCTCCAGGAGATTCAGCTGTAGCTATTG GTACGATGCCCCTGCCTGCTCAGGAACAAGCTCTGGTGGAGGATCTGCTGTTTGTCCTGGTTGGAGTTGATGGGAGAGACATCACAGCTCAGCCTGTACTGGGGAGACAGAACCGCTCCTTCATTATCGATTCAACACTGGACATGTCTATCAAAGAGCTGGTTAACAGAATATTACCAGTTGCGTCGTATTACTCCACTATAACACG CTTCATTGAGGAGAAGTCGTCCTTCGAGTACGGCCAGGTGAACCACGCGCTGACGGCGGCGATGAGGACGTTGATAAAGGAGTACCTGATCTTGGTCACGCAGCTGGAGCACCTCCAGCGGCAGGTCATGCTGTCCCTGCAGAAGCTCTGGTTTTACATCCAGCCCACCATGAGGACCATGGAGATACTGGCCTCCATTG CGTCCTCGGTAGATAAAGGAGAGTGTATGGGGGGGTCGACACTGAGTCTTCTTCATGATCGAACCTTCAACTACACGGGTGACAGCCAGGCTCAGGAGCTGTGTCTCTACCTCACTAAAGCAGCCAGCGTCCCTTACTTTGAAATCCTGGAGAAGTGGATCTACAGGGGCATCATCAAGGATCCATACAG CGAGTTCATGGTGGAAGAGCATGAGCTGCAGAAAGAGAAAATTCAGGAGGACTACAACGATAAATACTGGGATCAGAGATACACCATTGTACAACATCGGATTCCCTCCTTTCTACAGAAAATGGCAGACAAAATATTAAgtacag GGAAATACCTCAATGTGGTGCGGGAATGTGGCCGCGATGTGACGTGTCCTGATGCTAAGGAGGTCCTGTACACCCTGAAGGAAAGGGCTTATGTGGAGCAGATAGAGAAAGCTTACAACTATGCCAGCAAGGTCCTGCTGGCCTTCCTCATGGAGGAGAAGGAGCTGGTTTCACGCCTGAG ATCCATCAAGCACTACTTTTTGATGGACAAAGGGGATTTCTTTGTGCACTTCATGGACCTGACGGAGGAAGAGCTGAAGAAGCCGGTGGACGACATTGTTCCTACCAGACTAGAAGCCCTGCTGGAGCTGGCTCTGAGGATGAGCACAGCCAACACAGACCCCTTCAAAGACGACCTCAAG ATCGATTTAATGCCTCATGACGTCATCACTCAGCTGCTGCGGGTGCTGGCCATCGAGACCAAACAGGAGAAGGCCATCATTAACGCGGAACCAACAGACGCGGCCCTCAGCGGGCTGGAGGCCTTCTCCTTTGACTACATCGTCAAGTGGCCGCTCTCACTCATCATCAACAG GAAAGCCCTGACGAGGTACCAGATGTTGTTCAGACACATATTTTACTGCAAACATGTGGAGAGGCTGCTGTGCAACGTGTGGATCAGCAGCAAAGATTTCAAGCTGTACTCCTTACATTCTGCCAAATG GTTTTCTGCTGCATTCGCCCTCCGACAGCGCATGCTCAACTTTGTGCAGAACATCCAGTACTACATGATGTTTGAGGTGATGGAGCCCACCTGGCACATCATGGAGAACAACCTGAAAACA GCGTCAAACATCGATGACGTGCTTTGCCATCACACCAGCTTCCTGGACAACTGCCTGAAGGACTGCATGCTGACCAACCCTGAGCTCCTCAGGATCTTCTCCAAACTCATGTCTGTCTGCGTCATGTTCACAAACTGCATGCAG CGGTACACTCAGAGCATGAGGTTAGACCGCCTCTCCCTGGAACAAGGGACCATGGACGGGCCTCCCACTCGGAGCGAACATGCTGAGGAGGCAGAGAAGAAGAGGCTGACCACAAAG TTATTAGCTGAGCACGCGGACATCCTCCAGTCAGACGCAGGCTTTGAAGCCACCATCAGCAAGTTTGACAGTAACttcagcatgctgctgctggaccTGCTGGACAAGCTGAGCATCTACAGCACCAACGACTGTGAACACAGCATGATCAGCATCATCTACAG GCTGGATTTCAACGGATTCTACACCGAGCGGCTGGAAAGGATGGCCATCGAGCGGAGTCAGAAAGCATCAGTGTAG